In Terriglobia bacterium, the following proteins share a genomic window:
- a CDS encoding radical SAM protein, whose product MDFHRRGAHHRGALQPQIGPLIASLLPPHEDVEVVNDTWRDPDWQKDYDLLFISCLHADFDRARQISHYWRRRGAKTVLGGTLASTYSNLCRPYFDAIVIGDPESAVPRIYEDFSKGELQPVYLGSPYDPARLPAPRFELAAQQQLLPISLEVTRGCPFMCEFCALTGIGTRHQVRPTDTVVRDIRQAQRVLRGLVPNYKLKMAAFNDNNIGGNLSYLQELCAALEPLKISWGSAITFNAISNLQIVKMLSRSGCRFLFMGLESFNPEAIADMNKFQNALDKTKMVMDECHKHGILVESGLMLNPMVDDWKYIQSVPQSLHECGLHVPSFICFESPIPGTPHFHRLAAQETPALMPNALLRDFTGYTLVTRPVRENADDFVAAYRWLLQKVYSPVGRLRKLADDLPKFLSHGHLLTGLVDLIIQGPTREKAEAKRTYMAGALQPRTYLAGTDAPPPEASSIPFESGDFEFEEERRLILEPWRVTDSEGRVLDEWRQSTKVFGPKGRISPDAKQLVPITAATVD is encoded by the coding sequence GTGGATTTTCACAGGCGCGGGGCCCACCATCGCGGGGCTCTTCAACCGCAAATCGGGCCACTGATTGCCTCGCTTCTTCCCCCGCATGAGGACGTGGAAGTAGTGAATGACACTTGGCGAGATCCCGATTGGCAAAAAGACTACGATCTCTTGTTTATTTCCTGTCTTCATGCGGACTTTGACCGAGCCCGGCAGATCTCCCATTACTGGAGAAGGCGGGGAGCGAAGACCGTGCTGGGTGGTACTCTGGCCAGCACGTATTCGAATCTTTGCCGTCCTTACTTTGATGCCATTGTGATTGGCGATCCTGAGAGCGCAGTTCCGCGCATCTATGAAGATTTTTCCAAGGGCGAACTGCAGCCGGTTTACCTGGGTTCACCGTACGATCCGGCGCGCCTCCCGGCTCCTCGGTTTGAACTTGCCGCCCAGCAGCAACTTCTGCCGATTTCACTGGAAGTGACTCGCGGTTGTCCTTTCATGTGCGAGTTCTGCGCCTTGACCGGCATTGGAACCAGGCATCAGGTCCGGCCAACGGACACTGTAGTGCGCGACATTCGGCAAGCCCAGCGCGTTCTGCGAGGGTTAGTTCCCAATTACAAGCTGAAGATGGCTGCCTTCAATGACAACAACATCGGTGGAAACCTTTCCTACTTGCAAGAGTTGTGCGCCGCACTCGAGCCCTTGAAGATCTCCTGGGGATCGGCCATAACCTTTAACGCCATTAGCAACCTGCAAATAGTCAAGATGCTTTCGCGCTCCGGATGCAGGTTTTTGTTCATGGGTCTGGAAAGCTTCAACCCTGAAGCCATTGCCGATATGAATAAATTTCAAAACGCGCTCGATAAGACCAAGATGGTTATGGACGAGTGCCACAAGCATGGGATCCTGGTGGAATCCGGGCTCATGCTCAATCCCATGGTGGACGACTGGAAGTACATACAGTCCGTGCCTCAATCCTTGCATGAGTGCGGCTTGCACGTTCCCAGTTTTATCTGCTTTGAGTCCCCTATTCCTGGTACCCCTCATTTCCATCGGCTGGCCGCGCAGGAAACTCCGGCCCTGATGCCCAATGCGCTGCTGCGGGACTTCACCGGATACACGCTGGTGACCCGGCCCGTGCGCGAGAACGCGGATGACTTTGTCGCTGCTTACCGGTGGCTCCTCCAGAAGGTCTATTCCCCCGTGGGCAGGCTACGAAAGCTGGCTGATGATCTGCCCAAGTTCCTGTCGCATGGTCATTTGCTGACTGGATTGGTGGATCTCATCATTCAGGGCCCGACTCGGGAGAAGGCAGAAGCCAAACGCACTTACATGGCCGGCGCGTTGCAGCCTCGTACCTACCTCGCCGGCACCGATGCTCCTCCACCGGAAGCGTCCAGCATCCCTTTTGAGTCGGGCGATTTCGAATTTGAAGAAGAACGGCGGCTCATCCTGGAGCCCTGGAGAGTCACTGATTCTGAGGGCCGCGTTCTTGATGAGTGGAGACAATCAACCAAAGTATTCGGCCCCAAGGGCCGCATTTCTCCGGATGCGAAACAATTGGTCCCGATAACAGCGGCTACTGTGGACTAG
- a CDS encoding DUF2071 domain-containing protein: MNASRTFLTAEWRMAAMLNYEVDAALLEKLVPSGTELDRWQGKLFVSLVGFRFLNTKVLGMAIPFHRNFDEVNLRFYVRRRAGDEVRRGVVFIREIVPRWAIATVARVVYNENYVALPMWHRIDPREDGGVNAEYGWRTSQGRNQIHLRTSGAATLPEEGSEEQFITEHYWGYAAQRDGGCVEYRVEHPSWRVWRAASVQFEGHTEDLYGPELAAVLKRRPASAFLAEGSEVTVRKGSRLMKDDGG; encoded by the coding sequence ATGAACGCCTCCCGCACCTTTCTCACCGCCGAATGGCGAATGGCCGCCATGCTCAACTATGAAGTTGACGCCGCCTTGCTGGAGAAGCTCGTTCCTTCGGGGACCGAGCTCGATCGCTGGCAGGGCAAGCTCTTCGTCAGCCTGGTGGGATTCCGGTTTCTGAATACCAAGGTACTGGGGATGGCGATTCCGTTCCATCGCAACTTTGACGAAGTGAATCTGCGTTTTTATGTCCGCCGGCGGGCGGGGGACGAAGTCCGGCGCGGCGTGGTGTTCATCCGCGAGATTGTTCCGCGATGGGCCATCGCCACCGTGGCGCGGGTGGTTTACAACGAGAACTACGTCGCCCTGCCCATGTGGCACCGCATCGACCCGCGCGAGGACGGCGGCGTCAACGCCGAGTATGGCTGGCGGACCAGCCAGGGCCGGAACCAAATCCACCTGAGAACGTCTGGCGCAGCCACGCTGCCGGAAGAAGGGTCGGAAGAACAGTTCATCACCGAGCATTATTGGGGCTACGCTGCGCAGCGTGACGGCGGCTGCGTGGAGTATCGCGTGGAGCATCCTTCCTGGCGAGTGTGGCGGGCGGCGAGCGTCCAATTTGAAGGCCACACCGAAGATCTCTACGGCCCCGAACTGGCGGCGGTGCTGAAACGCAGGCCGGCGTCGGCATTTCTGGCCGAAGGATCAGAAGTTACCGTGCGCAAGGGAAGCAGACTCATGAAAGATGACGGTGGTTAG
- the nagZ gene encoding beta-N-acetylhexosaminidase, whose protein sequence is MAKKTTLDLRRQIGQLLIMGYDGLEMDSQLRTMLSTIQPGGVILFARNIESASQTWKLLRDSQSTTRVPMFLCVDLEGGTVDRLKKVFAPAPSVEQVFATGDKKLWRMHGNILGLEARALGFNTDFTPVFDLGFAVSRSVLTSRTASSDPKQVIAYARECLKGLKAGKVLGCGKHFPGLGEANLDTHHELPSIAKPWKKLWAEDLLPYRELRSQIPFVMVAHAAYPQVTKNNVPASLSKKWMKDILRDKIGFRNLIISDDLEMGGVLKGGTIEEVAVETLRAGADMFLVCHNQELVWRGYEAVLRAAEKDRKFAAQVSQAARRVLSLKRRSAELRGFAREPKAKVVQKLRRIVEEFSRIVGGSGPGGQTSSEGMENIA, encoded by the coding sequence ATGGCTAAGAAAACGACATTGGACTTGCGCCGGCAGATTGGCCAGCTCCTCATCATGGGTTATGACGGCCTGGAGATGGATTCGCAGTTGCGCACCATGCTGTCCACGATCCAGCCCGGCGGCGTCATTCTTTTTGCCCGCAACATTGAGAGCGCCAGCCAAACCTGGAAGCTGCTGCGCGACTCGCAATCCACCACGCGCGTCCCCATGTTTCTCTGCGTGGACCTGGAAGGCGGCACGGTGGACCGCCTGAAGAAGGTGTTTGCTCCCGCGCCGTCGGTGGAACAGGTGTTCGCCACCGGCGACAAGAAATTGTGGCGCATGCACGGCAACATTCTTGGTTTGGAGGCCCGCGCTCTGGGCTTCAACACCGACTTCACGCCGGTTTTCGACCTCGGCTTCGCGGTTTCGCGCAGCGTGCTCACGTCGCGCACCGCTTCGTCCGATCCCAAGCAGGTCATCGCTTACGCGCGCGAGTGCCTCAAGGGCCTCAAGGCAGGCAAAGTCCTGGGCTGCGGCAAACATTTTCCCGGCCTGGGTGAAGCCAACCTGGACACCCACCACGAACTGCCTTCCATCGCCAAGCCCTGGAAAAAACTGTGGGCGGAAGACCTGCTTCCCTATCGCGAACTGCGCAGCCAGATTCCGTTCGTCATGGTCGCGCATGCGGCGTATCCGCAGGTCACCAAGAACAATGTTCCTGCGTCACTGTCAAAGAAATGGATGAAAGACATCTTGCGCGACAAGATCGGCTTCCGCAACCTGATCATCTCGGACGATCTGGAGATGGGCGGCGTGCTGAAAGGCGGGACGATTGAAGAAGTGGCGGTGGAAACCCTGCGAGCCGGCGCCGACATGTTTCTGGTCTGCCACAACCAGGAACTGGTCTGGCGCGGCTATGAAGCCGTGCTGCGCGCCGCGGAAAAAGACCGCAAATTCGCCGCGCAGGTGTCCCAGGCCGCGCGCCGTGTGCTGAGCCTGAAGAGGCGGTCGGCGGAGTTGCGCGGCTTTGCCCGCGAGCCCAAGGCCAAAGTGGTACAGAAGCTGCGGCGCATTGTGGAAGAGTTTTCGCGCATTGTGGGCGGCAGCGGCCCCGGCGGGCAAACGTCCTCCGAGGGCATGGAGAACATTGCTTGA
- a CDS encoding type II toxin-antitoxin system prevent-host-death family antitoxin, whose protein sequence is MKTFTIHQAKTNLSKLIEKACQGEEIVIARGPEPVVRLVPIADTKGRRQPGALRGRLRVGPEFFEPLPAEELAGWE, encoded by the coding sequence ATGAAGACTTTCACCATTCACCAAGCCAAAACCAACCTGTCCAAGCTCATCGAAAAGGCGTGCCAGGGTGAGGAGATCGTGATCGCACGCGGTCCGGAGCCGGTGGTCCGTCTGGTCCCGATTGCCGACACCAAAGGCCGCCGCCAGCCGGGAGCATTGCGCGGCAGATTGCGCGTGGGGCCGGAGTTCTTTGAGCCGCTGCCGGCAGAAGAGCTGGCTGGCTGGGAGTAG
- a CDS encoding agmatinase family protein, producing the protein MAADAHPAQETISLLGIPFDANSSFLRGPAQAPKLIRAALYSDSTNLWTEDGLDLGRPNSFNDAGDLELPENPIPAFAAIEAGVWRTLGLGHPLICLGGDHSITYPIVKGFRPRWPDLTILHFDAHPDLYDQLGGNHLSHACPFARIMEEKLARRLVQVGIRTINGHQAEQAKRFGAEVITMRELHRFAPWNLAGPLYISFDLDVLDPAFAPGVSHYEPGGMSVRDALTMIQSLRVPIVGADIVEYNPTRDFHDQTAMVAAKLLKEIAAAMVRRGKAFTDWP; encoded by the coding sequence ATGGCCGCCGATGCCCATCCCGCTCAGGAAACCATTTCCCTGCTGGGCATTCCCTTTGACGCCAACTCCAGTTTTCTGCGCGGGCCGGCGCAGGCGCCAAAGTTGATTCGCGCGGCGCTTTACTCGGACTCCACCAATCTGTGGACGGAAGACGGCTTGGATCTGGGCAGACCCAATTCATTCAACGATGCCGGCGACCTGGAGCTTCCGGAAAATCCCATCCCCGCGTTCGCCGCGATTGAAGCCGGCGTATGGCGGACTCTGGGCCTGGGTCATCCGCTGATCTGCCTGGGTGGCGACCATTCCATCACCTATCCCATTGTGAAAGGCTTCCGCCCGCGCTGGCCTGACCTGACGATTTTGCATTTTGACGCTCATCCAGACCTGTATGACCAGCTCGGCGGCAACCATCTCTCGCACGCGTGTCCTTTCGCGCGCATCATGGAAGAAAAACTGGCGCGGCGGCTGGTGCAAGTAGGGATTCGCACCATCAACGGCCATCAGGCCGAGCAGGCAAAGAGGTTCGGCGCGGAAGTGATCACCATGCGTGAGCTGCACCGCTTTGCGCCATGGAATCTTGCAGGCCCGCTTTACATTTCCTTTGATCTTGACGTGCTTGATCCAGCGTTTGCTCCCGGCGTGTCGCACTACGAGCCGGGTGGGATGTCCGTCCGCGACGCGCTGACGATGATCCAAAGCCTGCGTGTGCCTATCGTCGGCGCCGACATTGTGGAATACAACCCGACGCGCGACTTCCACGATCAGACGGCCATGGTCGCGGCCAAGCTGCTCAAGGAAATTGCCGCGGCGATGGTGCGGAGGGGGAAGGCATTTACCGACTGGCCCTGA
- a CDS encoding anhydro-N-acetylmuramic acid kinase yields the protein MIVAGIMSGTSADGIDVALVRLSGQGFKLRFKLLGHRHFAYPAPVRSAILRAMNADKISVAELSRLNFLLGELYADAVGRTQKALKVRRIDLAGCHGQTIYHQGEAATYLGRKIACTWQTGEVAVLAHRLGAPVVSDFRPADMAAGGKGAPLVPFLDYALFRDARAGRIVQNLGGIANLTAIPAGALPEDVLAFDTGPGNMLMDQLTQTLFGEPFDRGGAIAGRGKILKAVLEESLRNPYFTRRPPKTAGREEFGREYARAFLRRCGRAAKEDVAATATALTAHSIAQAIKRFVLPRGSFRDYIVSGGGTENRTLMRMLAEEASALGLKLKTTDDFGIPSQAKEAAAFAVLAYQTWHRQPGNIPSATGAKRAGVLGKISYV from the coding sequence TTGATCGTTGCCGGAATCATGAGCGGCACGTCGGCGGACGGCATTGATGTCGCGCTGGTGCGCCTCTCCGGCCAAGGCTTCAAGTTGCGCTTTAAGCTTCTGGGACACCGGCACTTCGCGTATCCTGCGCCGGTGCGCTCGGCGATTCTTCGCGCCATGAATGCGGACAAGATCAGCGTTGCCGAACTTTCGCGCCTCAACTTTCTTCTCGGCGAGCTTTATGCTGACGCGGTGGGCCGCACGCAAAAAGCCCTGAAGGTTCGCCGCATTGATCTGGCCGGCTGCCACGGCCAGACCATCTACCATCAGGGCGAAGCGGCGACGTATCTGGGACGCAAGATCGCCTGCACATGGCAGACCGGTGAAGTAGCGGTGCTCGCCCACCGCCTAGGCGCGCCCGTGGTGTCCGACTTCCGCCCTGCCGACATGGCCGCCGGCGGCAAAGGCGCGCCGCTGGTTCCTTTTCTTGACTATGCTCTTTTCCGCGACGCCCGCGCAGGCAGGATCGTGCAGAATCTTGGCGGCATCGCCAACCTCACGGCCATCCCCGCAGGCGCCCTTCCAGAAGACGTGCTGGCTTTTGATACCGGTCCCGGCAACATGCTGATGGACCAGCTCACCCAGACACTCTTCGGCGAGCCGTTTGACCGTGGCGGGGCAATCGCCGGGCGCGGGAAGATACTTAAAGCGGTGCTTGAAGAATCACTGCGCAACCCATACTTCACGCGGAGGCCACCGAAGACCGCAGGGCGCGAAGAGTTTGGCCGCGAATACGCCCGGGCGTTTCTGCGCAGATGCGGCCGCGCCGCTAAAGAAGACGTCGCCGCCACAGCCACGGCGCTGACTGCCCACTCCATCGCGCAGGCGATCAAGAGATTTGTCCTGCCGCGCGGCAGCTTCCGCGACTACATTGTCTCCGGCGGAGGAACGGAGAATCGCACGCTGATGCGCATGCTGGCCGAAGAAGCCAGCGCTCTCGGCCTGAAGCTCAAGACGACGGACGACTTCGGGATCCCCAGCCAGGCCAAAGAGGCCGCGGCTTTCGCCGTGTTGGCATATCAGACGTGGCATCGCCAGCCGGGAAATATTCCTTCGGCAACAGGAGCGAAGCGGGCAGGGGTGCTGGGGAAGATCTCCTATGTTTAA
- a CDS encoding WD40 repeat domain-containing protein, producing MRLTIACFLFSCCVVLSCGAQSAPPSFHEELIAELPAGAELVQITDSAHHLAWAEKRDDRTIVRLDGKQQGDAYDEVRHLEFSPDEAHLAFIAKRDTKWVLIYDAKEYSEESSVVSVFKWQPNGSSFAYCACRGKKCRLFVDGAARGPEYEEISLPQYSSDGKHLAYLGKHGKKWVALVDGKETGPEMDTFDYRHWGFNPGGSRFYVATSPHLPRFHDLEWMYVVDGATGPGFAVVSDIAFSPDGKHYAYAGAIVKSGWKAKPRGTVVLDGHAQDATFEGKGFFEGQMVTGALDFVPEFHGLSNPVFDPEGKLVYAARRAAGDVVVFVGNQPGPAFDDIVSPIIFSADGRHFAYVGQQGEDFVEVRDNKPGAKFPGKRVVSFVQWIYVTNEPDHHLAYEIVRGGKLFMNRSTNRALRRLVVDGQPGPEYDVLGMNGLRFSKDFKHYGYEIHGIDGNHARVRIDGQESKAYGHVVYWSLSFTTEPETASFIARDEQKLLRVTLPLH from the coding sequence ATGCGACTGACAATTGCCTGCTTTTTGTTTTCTTGCTGCGTAGTTTTGTCTTGCGGGGCCCAGAGCGCCCCTCCTAGTTTTCATGAAGAACTCATCGCCGAGCTTCCGGCGGGCGCGGAACTCGTCCAGATCACCGACTCCGCTCACCATCTTGCATGGGCGGAAAAACGTGACGACCGGACCATCGTGCGCCTTGACGGCAAGCAGCAGGGGGACGCTTACGATGAAGTCAGGCATCTGGAGTTCTCGCCTGACGAAGCCCACCTGGCCTTCATTGCCAAGCGCGATACCAAGTGGGTGCTCATCTACGATGCCAAAGAGTATTCAGAAGAGTCCTCTGTGGTGTCGGTTTTTAAATGGCAGCCCAACGGAAGCTCATTTGCCTACTGCGCCTGCCGTGGAAAGAAATGCCGCCTGTTTGTGGATGGCGCCGCTCGCGGACCGGAGTACGAAGAAATTTCTCTTCCCCAGTATTCAAGCGACGGCAAACATCTGGCCTACTTGGGCAAACATGGAAAGAAATGGGTGGCCCTGGTGGACGGAAAAGAAACCGGGCCGGAGATGGACACTTTTGACTACAGACACTGGGGCTTCAACCCCGGCGGCAGCCGTTTCTATGTGGCCACTTCCCCTCATTTGCCCAGATTTCATGATCTGGAGTGGATGTATGTGGTGGACGGCGCAACCGGTCCGGGCTTTGCCGTGGTGAGCGACATTGCTTTTTCACCGGACGGAAAGCATTACGCTTATGCCGGCGCCATCGTAAAATCCGGCTGGAAGGCCAAGCCGCGCGGCACCGTGGTACTCGACGGCCATGCGCAGGACGCCACCTTTGAAGGCAAGGGGTTTTTCGAAGGACAGATGGTCACCGGCGCGCTGGACTTCGTTCCCGAATTCCACGGGCTCTCAAATCCGGTATTTGATCCTGAAGGCAAGCTGGTGTACGCCGCGCGCCGGGCGGCCGGCGACGTTGTGGTCTTCGTCGGGAACCAGCCAGGGCCGGCCTTTGATGACATCGTGAGTCCGATTATTTTCTCCGCGGACGGACGGCACTTCGCGTATGTCGGCCAGCAGGGCGAGGACTTTGTGGAGGTGCGCGACAACAAGCCGGGGGCAAAATTTCCGGGCAAACGCGTCGTCAGCTTTGTGCAGTGGATCTACGTGACCAACGAGCCCGACCACCACTTGGCTTACGAAATCGTGCGGGGTGGCAAGCTTTTCATGAACCGCAGCACCAATCGCGCCCTGCGACGCCTGGTCGTGGATGGCCAGCCCGGCCCGGAATACGACGTGTTGGGCATGAACGGTCTTAGATTCAGCAAGGACTTCAAACACTACGGATACGAGATCCACGGCATTGATGGTAATCACGCCCGTGTGAGGATTGACGGACAAGAAAGCAAAGCCTATGGCCACGTGGTGTACTGGAGCCTGAGCTTCACCACTGAGCCCGAAACAGCCTCGTTCATCGCCCGCGATGAGCAGAAGCTTCTCCGCGTCACCCTGCCGTTACATTAG
- a CDS encoding DinB family protein: protein MSLSQSLLPEFDQEMAGTRRTLERVPEAKFGWKPHEKSGTMLWLAGHLSEIPSWTTYTISQDSIDLAPGGKAMQPPPAPASTKELLERFDKHVAEARAALAGVSDQELSKPWSLLNNGQVLFTMPKIACLRTWVLNHNVHHRAQLGVYLRLNNIPVPAIYGPSADEQGM, encoded by the coding sequence ATGTCGCTTAGCCAATCGCTGTTACCGGAATTTGACCAGGAAATGGCCGGCACCCGCCGCACGCTGGAGCGCGTTCCGGAAGCCAAGTTCGGCTGGAAACCCCATGAAAAATCCGGCACCATGCTGTGGCTGGCCGGGCATCTTTCAGAAATCCCTTCCTGGACCACCTACACCATCTCCCAGGATTCCATTGATCTGGCCCCTGGCGGCAAGGCCATGCAGCCGCCTCCGGCGCCCGCGTCCACCAAGGAACTTTTGGAGCGATTCGATAAACATGTGGCTGAAGCCCGCGCGGCGCTGGCCGGTGTCAGCGACCAAGAGCTGAGCAAGCCGTGGTCGCTGCTCAACAACGGCCAGGTGCTGTTCACCATGCCCAAGATCGCCTGCTTGCGCACGTGGGTTCTGAACCATAACGTGCACCATCGCGCGCAACTGGGCGTTTATTTGCGCCTGAATAATATTCCTGTCCCCGCGATTTACGGACCTTCCGCCGATGAGCAAGGAATGTAA
- the mutS gene encoding DNA mismatch repair protein MutS → MTEPSTPLMRQYAAIKKQHPNALVFFRLGDFYELFFEDAVVAAKELQITLTSRNKEKDQAIPMCGVPYHAAEGYLSKLLRKGFKVAICEQMEDPRLAKKLVRREVTRVLTPGTAIDSSVGAEDNNFLAALARATSPGSGGAVGLAALDLSTGEFRATEFRGPDAERRILEELQQLRPREVLYPRGLPLFDRAPLNNASAGAPAEVPLHEGASESGSVAASPAAEQTSTPSALPRTGDLGRLADSSRANAERVRFTETPLDDWVFSPDYAIPLVENQFGVLSLEGFGLEGKPAAATAAGAILHYVRSTQKGTLQHVDRIGFYDRQEYLVLDAVTVRNLELVEPLFANTGTEVTLFRALDATLTPMGKRLLRSWMLRPSINVVEIGHRLDAVEAGVKDFIAREELRRALEGVLDVERLLSRVTLETANPRDVLALCASLNRIPLVRAALGRLNVTLSGEKGVNETGLSSARFTELHSLLDELADLRERIEKTIVPEPPLTLADGGVIQPGLDAELDELRNLSRNSKQYIAQIEERERKRTGIGSLKVKFNSVFGYYIEISKANLHHAPPDYERKQTLVNAERFTTPELKEYEAKVLDAQEKIVEIERRLFAELRTAIAAEAKRIRQTSLAVAEVDVLASLAYIAQNRGYCRPQFAVSEPTTAGPSSTRSPSAADANALEIIDGRHPVLEQLDISGVSDRFVPNDLYLNATTHGILLITGPNMGGKSTYLRQTALIVLMAQMGSFVPARSARLPVTDRIFTRIGASDNLARGRSTFMVEMTETAAILNTATARSLILLDEIGRGTSTYDGLAIAWAVIEYIHSTSRAKTLFATHYHELTELDRLPGVKNFHVSVKETGGGIVFLRKVEPGAADRSYGIEVAKLAGLPPEVIRRAREVLHEHENAEHQATEHLAPGTRDAEPQMQLTMFTPLSQKIVDRLKEADLNNLTPLDALNLLNELKKQV, encoded by the coding sequence ATGACCGAGCCCTCCACTCCGCTGATGCGGCAATATGCCGCCATTAAGAAGCAGCATCCCAACGCTCTGGTCTTCTTCCGCCTCGGCGATTTCTACGAACTCTTCTTTGAAGACGCTGTGGTGGCAGCCAAAGAGCTGCAGATCACGCTCACTTCGCGCAACAAAGAAAAGGACCAGGCCATCCCCATGTGCGGCGTGCCGTATCACGCTGCGGAAGGCTATTTGTCGAAGCTGCTGCGCAAGGGATTCAAGGTGGCCATCTGCGAGCAGATGGAAGATCCCCGGCTGGCGAAGAAGCTGGTACGGCGCGAAGTGACGCGCGTGCTCACGCCGGGGACGGCGATTGATTCCAGCGTGGGAGCGGAAGACAACAACTTTCTGGCGGCGCTGGCGCGGGCGACTTCTCCGGGAAGCGGCGGGGCAGTGGGCTTGGCGGCACTGGATCTTTCCACAGGAGAATTTCGCGCCACGGAATTTCGCGGCCCGGACGCCGAACGCCGTATTCTGGAAGAGTTGCAGCAACTGCGCCCGCGTGAAGTCTTGTATCCAAGGGGATTGCCGCTGTTTGATCGCGCGCCATTGAATAACGCCAGCGCGGGAGCGCCAGCAGAAGTTCCTTTGCATGAAGGCGCATCTGAGAGTGGCAGCGTTGCCGCGTCGCCAGCCGCCGAACAAACTTCCACGCCGTCCGCCCTTCCTCGCACCGGCGACCTTGGCAGGCTGGCTGATTCCTCCCGCGCGAACGCCGAACGGGTCCGCTTCACCGAAACGCCGCTGGACGACTGGGTCTTCTCGCCCGACTACGCCATCCCGCTGGTGGAGAACCAGTTCGGCGTGTTGTCGCTGGAAGGCTTTGGCCTGGAAGGCAAGCCCGCAGCCGCCACCGCGGCCGGGGCCATCCTGCATTACGTGCGCTCCACGCAGAAGGGCACGCTGCAACACGTGGACCGCATCGGTTTTTACGACCGCCAGGAATACCTGGTGCTGGACGCGGTCACCGTCCGCAATTTGGAACTGGTGGAGCCGCTGTTCGCCAACACCGGGACGGAAGTTACGCTCTTCCGCGCGCTGGATGCCACGCTCACGCCCATGGGCAAGCGCCTGCTGCGCTCGTGGATGCTGCGGCCGTCCATCAACGTGGTGGAAATCGGCCACAGGTTGGACGCGGTGGAAGCTGGGGTGAAGGACTTCATCGCCCGCGAAGAATTACGGCGTGCGCTGGAAGGCGTGCTGGACGTTGAGCGTCTGCTGAGCCGCGTGACCCTGGAGACCGCCAACCCGCGCGACGTGCTCGCCTTATGCGCCAGCCTGAATCGCATACCGCTGGTGCGGGCGGCGCTGGGGCGGTTGAACGTCACACTCTCCGGAGAGAAGGGTGTGAATGAAACTGGTTTGTCGTCTGCCCGGTTCACTGAACTCCATTCCCTACTGGACGAGTTGGCTGATCTGCGCGAGCGCATCGAAAAAACCATTGTTCCCGAGCCGCCGCTCACTCTGGCCGATGGCGGCGTGATCCAGCCCGGCCTGGACGCGGAGCTGGACGAGCTGCGCAATCTCAGCCGCAACAGCAAGCAGTACATCGCGCAGATTGAAGAGCGCGAACGCAAGCGCACCGGGATCGGCTCGCTCAAGGTCAAGTTCAACTCGGTTTTCGGCTATTACATTGAGATCAGCAAAGCCAACCTGCATCACGCGCCGCCCGATTACGAACGCAAGCAGACGCTGGTGAACGCCGAGCGCTTCACCACGCCGGAGCTGAAAGAGTACGAAGCCAAGGTCCTGGACGCGCAGGAAAAGATTGTGGAGATTGAGCGGCGGCTGTTTGCTGAGTTACGGACGGCGATCGCCGCCGAAGCTAAGCGCATCCGGCAGACTTCTTTGGCCGTGGCGGAAGTGGATGTGCTGGCGTCGCTGGCGTACATCGCGCAGAATCGCGGATATTGCCGGCCGCAGTTTGCTGTCTCTGAGCCAACTACCGCTGGACCATCGTCCACCCGATCCCCTTCTGCCGCCGATGCCAACGCCCTGGAAATTATTGACGGCCGCCATCCCGTGCTGGAGCAGCTGGACATCTCCGGCGTGAGTGACCGCTTTGTCCCCAATGATCTTTATCTCAACGCGACCACGCACGGTATTTTGCTCATCACCGGACCCAACATGGGCGGCAAGTCCACGTATCTGCGGCAGACGGCGCTCATTGTTCTTATGGCGCAGATGGGCAGCTTTGTTCCGGCGCGATCGGCGCGCCTGCCGGTTACAGACCGCATCTTCACCCGCATCGGCGCCAGTGACAATCTGGCCCGCGGACGCTCGACATTCATGGTGGAAATGACCGAGACCGCCGCCATCCTCAATACGGCCACCGCGCGGTCATTGATCCTGCTGGACGAAATCGGCCGCGGGACTTCTACCTATGATGGGTTGGCGATTGCCTGGGCGGTGATCGAATACATTCACTCCACCAGCCGGGCCAAGACGCTGTTTGCCACGCACTATCACGAGCTGACCGAGCTTGACAGGCTTCCCGGCGTGAAGAACTTCCATGTCTCAGTGAAAGAGACGGGCGGCGGGATTGTCTTCTTGCGCAAAGTGGAGCCGGGCGCGGCCGATCGAAGTTACGGGATCGAAGTAGCCAAGCTGGCCGGCTTGCCGCCGGAGGTGATTCGCCGGGCGCGCGAAGTGCTGCACGAACACGAAAACGCTGAACACCAAGCTACGGAGCACCTGGCTCCGGGCACGCGTGACGCCGAACCGCAGATGCAGTTGACCATGTTTACGCCGCTCTCGCAGAAGATTGTGGACCGCCTGAAAGAGGCCGACCTGAACAACCTGACGCCGCTGGACGCGCTGAATCTGCTGAATGAGCTAAAGAAACAAGTATGA